In the genome of Quercus robur chromosome 3, dhQueRobu3.1, whole genome shotgun sequence, one region contains:
- the LOC126716728 gene encoding uncharacterized protein LOC126716728 isoform X2 has translation MDSCSSVITPEDVLESLMNDGTIDSLRLKIINQLKANEELKNTTIKMAEQSKVLNTPGAEKQTKRELFDALRQELEAPVLEKASKSVWELILDSNGLGKEISEMVEKKAAAVYGHCMEVSDSK, from the exons ATGGACTCATGTTCATCAGTGATAACTCCAGAGGATGTGTTGGAATCGCTAATGAATGATGGTACAATAGACTCGCTCAGATTGAAGATCATCAACCAGCTCAAAGCCAat GAAGAGCTTAAGAATACTACTATTAAAATGGCTGAACAGAGTAAAGTTCTTAACACCCCTGGGGCAGAGAAACAAACCAAAAGAGAGTTGTTTGATGCACTAAGGCAGGAACTTGA AGCTCCAGTGCTGGAGAAAGCTTCTAAATCAGTTTGGGAGCTAATTTTGGACAGTAATGGTCTGGGGAAGGAAATTAGTGAGATGGTTGAAAAG AAAGCTGCAGCAGTGTATGGCCATTGTATGGAGGTTTCTGATTCAAAGTAG
- the LOC126716728 gene encoding uncharacterized protein LOC126716728 isoform X1: MDSCSSVITPEDVLESLMNDGTIDSLRLKIINQLKANEELKNTTIKMAEQSKVLNTPGAEKQTKRELFDALRQELEAPVLEKASKSVWELILDSNGLGKEISEMVEKVFSRLSGREPPLFPLPDGVTHINKEIENEKEKGKGKEWANENKEKENSPSSLKKRSFSELNAGGACEAASISGDSPAILEDSSKSPNQV; the protein is encoded by the exons ATGGACTCATGTTCATCAGTGATAACTCCAGAGGATGTGTTGGAATCGCTAATGAATGATGGTACAATAGACTCGCTCAGATTGAAGATCATCAACCAGCTCAAAGCCAat GAAGAGCTTAAGAATACTACTATTAAAATGGCTGAACAGAGTAAAGTTCTTAACACCCCTGGGGCAGAGAAACAAACCAAAAGAGAGTTGTTTGATGCACTAAGGCAGGAACTTGA AGCTCCAGTGCTGGAGAAAGCTTCTAAATCAGTTTGGGAGCTAATTTTGGACAGTAATGGTCTGGGGAAGGAAATTAGTGAGATGGTTGAAAAGGTATTTTCTCGATTGAGTGGTCGGGAACCTCCATTGTTTCCCTTGCCAGACGGTGTGACTCATATTAATAAAGAAAttgagaatgaaaaagaaaaaggaaaaggaaaagaatgggctaatgaaaacaaagaaaaggagaaTTCTCCCTCTTCATTAAAGAAAAGGAGTTTTAGTGAATTGAATGCAGGAGGTGCATGTGAAGCTGCAAGCATATCTGGTGATTCTCCAGCCATACTAGAAGATTCTAGTAAATCACCCAACCAAGTTTGA